Within Moorena sp. SIOASIH, the genomic segment CTTTCTCTGGGCAAGGGTCAGAGTTTCAGCAACTACAGCACCAATTACGCGATCGCTGGCAGAGTAGTGATCAATTTGACCAAGATGACCACGATATTCTGGTAGTGCCTTCTGTCAGTGTTGACCAACGGGAACTGCTGAAAGTTGAGGGTTTTTTGCACTACGAAGAACGGTTATTATTTTCCCTAATTCGTCTGCGCAACCCTTACACACGGTTAATTTATGTTACCGCTGTGCCGTTGCCACCGATTGTGATTGATTACTACTTGCAGCTTCTGCCAGGAATTCCCTTCTCCCATGCACGCGATCGCTTACTGCTGTTTTCCACCTATGATGCTTCTCTCAAACCCCTCAGCCAAAAGATTCTAGAACGTCCCCGCTTGATGAAGCGGATTCGTCAAGCTTTGCGTCCAGGAAAGTCTTACATGTCTTGTTACAACTCTACTAATCTGGAGCGCGAGATATCCTTAAAATTGAACTTACCCCTACTTGCCCCAGACCCAGATTTGCTTTATTGGGGTACCAAGAGCGGTAGTCGGCAAATTTTTGCTGAGAGTGGTGTCCCCCATCCCGACGGCAGTCAGTTAGTCTGGACCGTTGATGATTTAGTCGAAGCAACAGCTGAGTTATGGCACAGGCAACCGCAACTGAACAAGATTGTGATTAAACTCAACGAAGGGTTTTCTGGGGAGGGCAATGCTATCCTGGACTTGAAACCACTATCGGAGGTAGGTCCGGGAAATGTTTCCCATACTCAAACAGTAGCGGCTTTGAAAGAAAAGATCGTCCATTTGAGATTTCAAGCCAGTGGGGAAACTTGGGAGAGTTATAGCAGTCGGATACCGCAGTTAGGGGCAATTGCCGAAGCATTTATTGACGGAGAAAAAAAGCGTTCCCCTAGCGTTCAGGCTTATATTACCCCCCATGGTGAGGTCAAAATTCTCTCGACTCACGATCAAATTCTTGGGGGACCAGACGGTCAGATTTATCTAGGTTGTCGATTTCCTGCTGATCCAGGTTATCGCCTACAATTGCAAGATTTGGGACTACGAGTGGGTCAGACCTTAGCGGAAAAAGGAGCAATAGAGCGTTACGGTGTAGATTTTGTGGCCGTTCATCAGCCCGATCGGGATACCTGGGATTTACAAGCGATTGAAATCAACCTGCGCAAAGGCGGTACAACCCATCCCTTTATGACCCTGAAATACATGACCAATGGTCGCTATGACCTCTCCACAGGTCTTTTTTGCAGTCAGGAGGGTCAACCAAAGCACTATATTGCCACGGACAATTTACAAAAAGATAGTTACAGAGGCTTAATGCCCAATGACTTGATGGATATTATCGCCTACCATCAACTGCATTTTGATAGCAGCACCAAAACTGGCACTGTATTTCACTTGATGGGCACACTCTCTGAATTTGGCAAACTAGGGTTAACCAGCATTGGAGATTCTCCCCAACAAGCAGAAGAAATCTATAACCAAGTTGTGAGGGTACTGGATCTAGAAACCAAATCCAACAAGGATGCTAATGTTCCAATTTCCCATCCCAGTCTTCCGATTGCTTGGAATATGTAGAATTGAGAATGTAGAATTAAGAATGTAGAATTGAGAATGTAGAATTAAGAATTTAGAATTGAGAATGTATAATTGAGAATTAATTGAGAATTAATTGAGAATTAAGAATGTATAATTGAGAATTAATTGAGAATTTAGAATGGTGAAGTCTACATTCTGCCTTCACCATTCTGCATTATGACAGACAACTTTAAACATTTTTGAATGGTGAAGTCTAAATTAGACATTATCAATTAGACATTCTTAATTCTTAATTCTTAATTCTTAATTCTACATTCTTAATTCTTAATTCTACATTCTTAATTCTTAATTCTACATTCTTAATTCTTAATTCTACATTCTTAATTCTTAATTCTACATTCTTAATTCTACATTCTTAATTCTACATTCTTAATTCTTAATTCTTAATTCTTAATTCTTAATTCTTAATTCTTAATTCTTAATTCTTAATTCTTAATTCTTAATTCTTAATTCTTAATTCTTAATTCTTAATTCTACATTCTACATTCTTAATTCTTAATTCTACATTCAAAACGTCTTTGCCGTATGGGTTAGTGGATCAAACTCAAATCGCTGGTCGTAGTTGGTTTCCCCGTAAATATTAAAGGTAATTGTTGGTTCATCTCCCATTGCTTCCACACTATGGATTGCATCAGAGGTAAAACTAATAATATCTCCAGGGAATAGGATTTTTTCCCCAACTTGTTCGATGCGATCGCGAAAATCTGGGTCATGAGTACGCCGCCAAAAGGTGTTTTTTTCCTGGCCACTGATCACGGCTACTACTCCCCATGTACCATGGTTGTGAATGGGAGAAACTCTTCCCGGTAGCCAGACTACATTTTGGATGGTTAAGGGATAATTGATTTCATCATAAAGCATTTGCACCGACCAGCCTGGGTCAGGGTTAGGTTCAAGATATTCACCCTGTAGCCAGTAGGAACTAGTGAGTAAGCGACGTACCAAAGGACGAATGACTTGGAGCAGTTGGCGCTCATCGTTAATCTGATCGAGAGTATCCTCTAGGTCAGTCAGAAACCGATAGAGTCGATAGGGTTTCGTTGACCATTCCCAGTCACTAGGTATCTCACAGGGTTCACAGTTCCCTTGATTCGTCACTAACCAATCACTACTTTCCATACAGTTTACCTAAGCAAGGTTTTCCATAGATGTTTTGTAAGCTATCAGCTATCAGCTATCAGCTAATGCCCTACGGGCACGCTACGCGAACAGCTATCAGGTTTTAGGTTTCAGGTTTTAGGTTTCAGGTTTCAGGTTTCAGGTTTTAGGTTTCAGGTTTCAAAGTCTGACTAAAATTTGACTGGTGGCAAAGCAGCTCAATCAGTGCTGGTCATTTCTCAGCTATTCCTAAGTTATCTCTCAGTTGTCATTCAGTTTAAGCCAGTTTAGTTTAAGCCATTTCAATTATCACTCATGTACAATGCAGATAAAAATTAACCTTCATTAAAGCAAAGGAGGGAATTGCCATGAAAATTAAATATTTTGCTACTATCGCTGCTGCCTCAATTGTCACTCTAGGACTGGTAACATCCTGTGGGACCGCAACCAACACTGCTCCTGGTGAGAGTACTACAGAGCAAGGCAATCCTTGTGCGGGTAAAAAGAATCCTTGTGCTGGCAAAAAGAATCCTTGTGCCGGTAAATCCAATCCTTGTGCAAGTAAAAAGAATCCTTGTGCCGGTAAATAACCTTTGTTAATCATCTCCACCGATGATCACCGGTACCTAAGATGCCGTGATCATCCCTGGATTTGCCCCTATTGCTGTTGGTGTGATGGCAGCTTGGGATTTCCCTGGGCATACTACCTGGGGATACTAGCAGATTACTTAATTGCTGCCTCGCGCTATGTCTGTGCCAGCCGCCCTTCCCTTTACCTGTAGAGGTTCTATGGGATCTGATCATAATACGTTTGAACAAAAGTTTGACAGATTGTCATGTATATGACAGCTTGTCATATAATTGAACCATTGACAGTCATGGTTCAATTTTTTTATGAAAAACATCCCATTGAAAAAGCTACTATCACTCCTAGTGGTAACCGTCTGTATCTTAACCTTTACCTATGGTTGCGGCGGCCCAACTACAGCAACTGTTCCTCCAGAAACCACACCTGCCCCAGCTGCTGAAGTTGCCCCAGAGCCGGAATCCCCAGCGGAACCCACTGAGGTGGCTGAAGAAGAACCCGCCCCAGCCGAAGCTACTGAGGTGGCTGAAGAAGAACCCACCCCAGCGGAACCCACTGAGGTCCCTGTAGCATCTGAGCCTGCTGCTGCAGCTGATGCAGGAACCTACACTGTGAAAATGGGTACAGACAATGGGCAACTAAAATTTGAACCAAGTACTCTTACCATCAAAGCAGGGGAAACTGTCAAGTGGGTGATGAACAACATTGGTCCTCATAATGTTGTTTTTGATGACGCCGAATCTCTGACTCATAAAAAGATGTTGATGGCTAAGGGTTCTTCCTATACATCTACGTTTGATGAGGTCGGTGAATACTCCTACTACTGTGCCCCCCACCGTGGTGCTGGCATGGGAGGCACAATCATTGTTGAAGCTGGATCATAGTAGCACTAGGACTAGGGCTGTTGATCAAGACTTCGAGCAATGTGAAAACCACACAGCTTTCACAAGATTAATTATTCTAAGACTTACGCGATCGCAAATCGTGGTAGTTTTGTGAATTAAAATCAGCACTTACCCAAGGACTATAACCGTAGGGTATAACTCTTAAGGGCGCAGGGTTTGCGCCCTTACCGCGTTTAAAATCAGGAAGAAATAAAGAAGTTTGACAGCTTGTCTTTTGACGGAAAGAAAAACATGATCTGACAATCCTTTATGGACTAGCCAACTTGTTTTTTTTAATCTCATGAGACAAATTGCATTGAAAAAGCTATTATCACTCCTAGTGGTAACGGTCTGTGTGTTGACCTTTACCTATGGTTGCGGTAGCGCAACTACAGCGACTGTTCCTCCAGAAACCACACCTGCCCCAACTGCTGCAGTTGAAACAGTGGAATCCCCAGCGGAACCCACTGAGGTCGCTGAGGAAGAAACTACTCCTGCTGAGCCAGAAGCAGTAGCAGAGGAAGAAACTACTCCCGCTGAGCCAGAAGCAGTAGCAGAGGAAGAAACTACTCCTGCTGAACCAGAAGAAGTAGCTGTAGCACCTGAGACTGCTGCTGAGCCAGAAGCAGTAGCAGAGGAAGAAACTACTCCTGCTGAACCTGTCGAATTAGCTGCAGCCGTAGATGAAGCAGCCCTAAAGAAATCAGCACAAGTCTTCTCAGCCAACTGTGCCGCTTGTCATGCGGGTGGAAAGAATTTAATCAATGCCCAAAAAACTCTGAAAAAGGATGCCCTTGAGAAGTATGACATGTATTCTAAGGACAAGATCGTTTACCAGATCACCAATGGTAAACCCCCCATGCCAGCCTTCAAAGGTAAGCTAAAAGAGGAGCAGATTGCAGCGCTTGCTGATTATGTGCTGTATCAAGCTGACAATGGTTGGTAATAGCTTGATTCAATTGGGTTTATAAACGATTTGTGAAAATCAATCGTAAGCTATCAGCTCTCAGCTATCAGTGATCAGCTCTCAGCTATCAGCTATCAGCTCTCAGCTCTCAGCTATCAGTGATCAGCTCTCAGCTATCAGCTAAAGGCTGACTAATAACGGCTGACGGCTGACGACTGAATTCTTACTCACAACCTATTTATCATTCCTAGATCAGTATTAGTGGTTAGTAGTTAGTTGTTGGTGTTATTTTCATTACCAACTGGCTGCTGACCACTAATTATTTTTTTTGACATCCTCCCCCGTTAAATCAGAGATTATAACGGGGGATTCCCAAACCTCACGATCTGGGTTTACTGCTTCTTAAGCACTTATCTAGGTTGTTACCAACCCCCGACAGCCCGCCTACACAGTCAATTTTTCCCACGATCTGCCCGACCGCAGTGATACCACGTTGACAAATCACTTGAGCAGCTGAAACATCTCTGTTGATCTCGTAATGGCATTCGGGACAAAAGTGGATACGTTCAGATAAATCTTTTTTGCCTGTATGTGTAGCACAATTTGGACAAATTTGACTAGTGTACCTGTGATCAACCTTGCCAAAATATACTCCTCGTTTCCAACAAACCCAGACCATAATATTGAAGAACTGACCAAAACCTGCGTCAAGGGTATGTTTACCTAACATCCCTTTTGCCCAAGTTCTAAAATCTAAGTCTATGTCCTTGCGGACAGGCTTCGCCAACAACAAATATCATTCCAGCTTGGTCACAAAGATGATGTGCTAACTTAAAGCGATGCAGCGCGGTCTTGGGGAGGCAGTGCGGTCTTGGGGGTCTCCCCCATGAGCAACTGCCGTGGTTTCCCCCATGAGCGACTGCATCAAGACAGTGAAAATCTTTTCGAGTATCTGATATTTTTTGATGAAGTCTTGCAATTTTACAATTAAGTTTATGTCTATTTGCCGACCCTTTTTTCTTTAACTTTAATCTGCGTTGTAGCAATTTCAGCTTACCGTGCAGCTTGGTTAAAAATCTAGGCCGCTCTATTAACTCATTGTCGGAAGTTGCTAAAAACTTGTCTAGCCCAATATCAATCCCCAGTGGATGACCCCACGCTGGTATATCAGGAATACTGACTTCACTTTGTAAAGACAGCATTGCAAAATAACCACTAGCCCGTTTAACTATCCTAACTTGCTTGATTTTAAATCCATCTGGAATTGGTCGTGACAATCTCATCTTAACTAATCCAATCTGAGGTAGCTTGAGCCACTCGTTTTTCATTGGATTAGTTTTAAACTGAGGGAATACAAACGACCGCATCCGGTATTTATTTTTAAATCTAGGAAAACCATATCTCTGCTCTCTCATATTATTAAATGCTCGGTCTAAATTCTTTAAGACTTGTTGTAAAACTTGAGCATTTGTTCTTTTAAGTTCAGGATTGGTCTTTTTGGCTTTAGTTAATTTTGCAGCTTGTAATTTGTAGTTGGGATACGGTTCATCTGCTGGAATTATATATTCCTGCTGTAAAGAACAATAATTAACTGCACATTTCCTACTTTTGTACCAGTCTTTTCGTTCTCTTAAGGCGTAATTCCAAACCTTTCTACAAACCTTCAAGATATCTTCGATTACGGCAATTTGTTGTTGAGAGGGAATTAACTTGTACTCGTAGGTTAGTGTCAGCATACTTAAATTATAACACAATTCTATCCAGGAATGCTACTTGAGTAGAACTAAGCTTTTGGCCGCAATTCACCTCCCGCTAACCCTGCGGGTATAACGGGAGGTGAATTGCTCTATATCGATAGCGCTGTGCTATAGCTGAAGATGTTTCTAATAAGATGATTATTGATTTAACATTTTCTCGGTATTTACTAATGATATTGATCGAGATTTTTGTTTCCATTAATCATCACCAAAACATCAAATCATCAAGGGGTGATGATCAATATCACCCCTTGAGCCCCTAAGATTATTCTTCTTGCTCTATTGGCATACCTATATTAAGAAAAATCAAAAATTTCGCATCGGGCATCAACTGTTTCATAGCCTGGGAATGGCTCTTGGCATCGGAAGGGTTGCAGAACCGAGCGAAAACTAGTGGTTGCATGTGGGGCAATAGGCAAATCATTACCCATCGGTATAGTTGACTGTAAGACATAATGTAATTTGTCTCCTGTAAATGGGGATCAAGAGCCAGCCCGAGCGCCGACAACATCTGCGGGCTGGCTCTTCCGTGGAATTTATTCTCCACGCTTATTAGTATATCACAAAAAATACTCTATTATAGCATATTTTGAAAACTTTTGTAACAAAGTCGTTAGGGAGTAGGGAGTAGGGAGTAGGGAATCGGGAATCGGGAGTCGGGAGCAGGGCTATAATTTTAGATTATATTAAGTTTTTTTTGGTCAGGATTTGTGATAACGTCTTGGTAGTCGTTAGCTAAACCGCTCTTATGCCCCACGTCTCAACCCGTAGGGTGAGCGTGGGATGAATGGCGGACAGCAACTTTCGATTCATATTGAATATTAATTGTCGGAAATAGTAGAATGGTAAGGGAGGTGATTTGCCATGAGAACAGCCTATCAGTACAGATTGCGCCCGACTCAGCAACAAGCAGCATTAATTGACAGATGGTTGTCAATGTTATGCGCTCAATACAATTACTTATTGGCTGATAGATTCAACTGGTATGAGCAAAATCGCTCACCTGTTAATGCCTGTCCTCTGATTTGTCACTTGCCTCAACTAAGAATCAACCCTAATTACTACTCTCAAAAGAAGACTCTGCCTCAACTTAAGCAAGATCGACCTTGGTATAAGGATATTCATTCTCAAGTTTTACAGGATGTAGTTAAGAGAGTTAAGCTAACCTTTGACAGATTCTTGATCGGAGATAGTAGCGGCAAAAGAAGTGGCAAACCCAGGTTTAAGCCACTCAGTCGTTACAGAACTTTCACCTACCCTCAAATCAAACAATCCTGCTTGCAAGGTAATCGCATTGACTTACCAAAACTGGGTAAGATTAAGGTTGTCTTGCATCGTCAAATTCCTGACGGGTTCAAAATCAAGACGGTTTCTATCAGTAAAAAAGCTGACGGATTGTACGTTACACTTTCTCTTGAGGATAAGACCGTTCCTGAAATTAAAACAGATATCAATCCTCACTTAATCATTGGTATTGATGTTGGTCTAAAGGATTTTTTGACTACTTCGAGTGGTGAAACAGTTACAATACCTCAGCACTACCGTAAAGCTCAAAAAAGACTGCGGCTTATTCAGAAAAAAGTATCACGTCGAGAGAAGGGTGGTAATCGTAGACTCAAGGCTATTAAGTTGTTAGCTAAACAACATCAAAAAGTAGCTAACAAGCGTAAAGACTTCCACTTCAAAACAGCTAATCAATTGCTGTCAAAGTATGACGTTATTGCTCATGAGACTTTGAATGTCAAAGGTCTTGCTCGTACCAAATTGGCCTTATCTGTGTTGGATGCTGGGTGGTCAAGCTTTCTGTCGATACTGACAAACAAAGCCGAGAATGCTGGTTTGTTGGTTGTCCCAGTAAGTGCTCATAACACCTCACAAAATTGCTCCAGTTGTGGAGAGAAAGTACCGAAAAAGCTGCATATTCGCTGGCACGACTGCCCTCATTGTGGGTGCAGTCTTGACCGTGACCACAATGCAGCGATCAATATAAAAAATAGAGCGGTGGGGCATCCCGTTCTTAAAGCTCAGTTAATGTCCGACGGGATACCGGGAGTCGCTGAGAAGCCCACACTTACCCGATAGGGAAGTGTGGGAGTATGTCACTAAAACAATCTTAATCACCTATAGCGAACCAGTGTCTCATTGAAACTCCCCTGCTGCGGTTTTCCTTAGGGAATCTGAACGCAAAGGCACAGCAAGCGCACCTTAATTAATAAGCAAAAATCCTCTATATCAAAGGAAACAGGGAGTAGGAAGTAGGGAGTAAAAATTATCACAATTGCTACAGCGATTGCTATAAGTATCAATAGTTAGAGGATGAATCTTATATCCAGTAGGGATTTAAAAATAATACTGCTTTATCCTGGTATAGCAACTAATGACTATAGCGCTTCTCATAGTAATTAAAGTATAGAGTATTTTTTCCCTACTCCCTACTCCCTACTCCCTACTCCCTACTCCCTAATTTATAGCTCACCCAATTAATAACTCCTAAAAATGCTAATGAAAGCTCAAACAATTCTAGCGAGATATGCCCAAGGAGAAAGGGATTTCCGAAAGGTAAATCTCAGGGGTCAGTCATTCCAAGGGAGAAACCTTTCTGGTGCAGATTTTAGTGAAGCTGATCTTAGAGGAGCTAACTTTAAGAATGCGATGCTCAGGGGAACTAAATTCTGTAAGACCAAAGCGGGATTACCACAATCGTGGTCAATTGTTATTCTATTGGTTTCATCGATAGCGTTAATACTATCAGGAATTGTATCCTTTTATAGTGGTTCTTATGCAGCATTTATTGTTAACTATGTCAAAGGATCAAACCTAATCTTTGCCTGGATAGCCTTGGTAGCAATAATTGTTTTATTTTTTGTTATCCTTGGTCAAGGTATTCAAACAGTCCAAGCTTTAGTGGTAGGCTTGGTCTTTGCCTTTGCCGTAGCTGTCGCTGTCGCTGGAGCCTTTGGCTTAGCCTTCCCCTTCGCCCTAGCCTTTGCCTTAGGCTTACCCTTGGTCATAGCCCTAGCCGTAGCTACAACTGGAGCGGCAGTGGAAGTCTTTGATGGTGTCTTAATTGGAGTCTTAGGCTTGTTGGTAGCTGTAGGTGGAGCTGTAGCTGGAGTGTTTGCTATACAGCAGTTAGCCTTGCCCTTTGCCAGAACCGGACCCTTGGGCTTCCAGCTCGCCTCTTCCTTAGCTGGAACCTTAGCTTTCCTGTTGGCTTTACTTGGTTCTTACCTGGGCTGGGATGCTCTCAACGAAGACCCTAAACATGCCTGGATTCGGACTATTGCGATCGCATTTGCGGCTACAGGGGGTACTAGTTTTTACAATGCTGACCTAACCGATGCTGACTTTACCGGAGCGACGCTCAAAAGTACAGATTTAAGAAAGGCTAATCTTACTGGTGCTAGTTTGCAGAATACTAGTAAACTTGACCTGGCTAGACAGAGCTAAGGTGAGCCGTCAGCCGTCAGCCGTCAGCCGTCAGTGGTCAGTGGTCACCCGGGCTATTTCATTGCTCCCCCCTTTGATAAGGGGGGCTGGGGGGGATCGATTCCAAATCCGCTTCAGGGTTGAGATCCCCCTAAATCCCCCTTAGTAAGGGGGACTTTTCATTCTAAAATTAGCGCTATCCTTTTAAAGTTTCTTAATTTGCTTTAATCAGAAATATGATATAATACTCAGTGAATATACTGAAGCCAATTTCTAATCAAAACTCTTTTCCTTCAGTTTTCCGTAGGAAGTCTAATCGTTAAGTCAGGGTAAACGCATCTAAATTAATAAGCAAAAATACTCTAAAGTTCAATACTTAGATTATTAATCTTATATCCAGTAGGGATTTCAAAATAAGACTGGTTTACCCTGCTTTAACGACTAATGACTATCACTAATGAAAGCTAATGAAGTTCTAACCAGATATGCAAAAGGAGAAAGGGATTTTCGCAGGGTAAATCTCAGAGGTCAGTCATTTCAGGGGCAAAACCTTTCAGGAGCAGATTTTAGTGAAGCTGATATTAGGGGAGCAAATTTTAATAAAGCTAATCTAACCGGAACTAAGTTCTGTCAGGCGAAGGCTGGATTACAAAAACGGTGGGTAACTGTTCTTCTGTTGGTTTCCTCGATAATGTCAGGACTATCTGGAATTGCCTCCTCGTTGGCTGGGTACTTAGTAGCGTTAATCTTTGACTCTAACAGCGTAGAAAACAGAGTCTCCGGTTGGATAACTTTGGTTTTAGTAATTCTATTATATAGTGTTATCCTGCGTCAAGGGATCGGAGCAGGAGTCGCTATCGCCATCGCCATCGCTAGCGCCAGCAACATCACCTTCGACATCGCCAGCGCCAGCAACATCACCTTCGACATCGCCTTTGCCAGCGCCAGCGCCTTAGCCTTAGCCTTAGCCAGCGCCTTAGCCTCCTTCGCCAGCGCCTTAGCCTTCGCCAGTGCCAGCGCCAGCGCCATCCCCAGCACTATCGCCTTTGCCATCGCCTTTGCCATCGCCAGCCTTATCGCCTTCGGATTAAGGGGATTCGTAG encodes:
- a CDS encoding c-type cytochrome; the protein is MKKLLSLLVVTVCVLTFTYGCGSATTATVPPETTPAPTAAVETVESPAEPTEVAEEETTPAEPEAVAEEETTPAEPEAVAEEETTPAEPEEVAVAPETAAEPEAVAEEETTPAEPVELAAAVDEAALKKSAQVFSANCAACHAGGKNLINAQKTLKKDALEKYDMYSKDKIVYQITNGKPPMPAFKGKLKEEQIAALADYVLYQADNGW
- a CDS encoding cupin: MESSDWLVTNQGNCEPCEIPSDWEWSTKPYRLYRFLTDLEDTLDQINDERQLLQVIRPLVRRLLTSSYWLQGEYLEPNPDPGWSVQMLYDEINYPLTIQNVVWLPGRVSPIHNHGTWGVVAVISGQEKNTFWRRTHDPDFRDRIEQVGEKILFPGDIISFTSDAIHSVEAMGDEPTITFNIYGETNYDQRFEFDPLTHTAKTF
- a CDS encoding pentapeptide repeat-containing protein is translated as MKAQTILARYAQGERDFRKVNLRGQSFQGRNLSGADFSEADLRGANFKNAMLRGTKFCKTKAGLPQSWSIVILLVSSIALILSGIVSFYSGSYAAFIVNYVKGSNLIFAWIALVAIIVLFFVILGQGIQTVQALVVGLVFAFAVAVAVAGAFGLAFPFALAFALGLPLVIALAVATTGAAVEVFDGVLIGVLGLLVAVGGAVAGVFAIQQLALPFARTGPLGFQLASSLAGTLAFLLALLGSYLGWDALNEDPKHAWIRTIAIAFAATGGTSFYNADLTDADFTGATLKSTDLRKANLTGASLQNTSKLDLARQS
- a CDS encoding transposase, with product MRTAYQYRLRPTQQQAALIDRWLSMLCAQYNYLLADRFNWYEQNRSPVNACPLICHLPQLRINPNYYSQKKTLPQLKQDRPWYKDIHSQVLQDVVKRVKLTFDRFLIGDSSGKRSGKPRFKPLSRYRTFTYPQIKQSCLQGNRIDLPKLGKIKVVLHRQIPDGFKIKTVSISKKADGLYVTLSLEDKTVPEIKTDINPHLIIGIDVGLKDFLTTSSGETVTIPQHYRKAQKRLRLIQKKVSRREKGGNRRLKAIKLLAKQHQKVANKRKDFHFKTANQLLSKYDVIAHETLNVKGLARTKLALSVLDAGWSSFLSILTNKAENAGLLVVPVSAHNTSQNCSSCGEKVPKKLHIRWHDCPHCGCSLDRDHNAAINIKNRAVGHPVLKAQLMSDGIPGVAEKPTLTR
- a CDS encoding peptide ligase PGM1-related protein, encoding MDNVKDSFSGQGSEFQQLQHQLRDRWQSSDQFDQDDHDILVVPSVSVDQRELLKVEGFLHYEERLLFSLIRLRNPYTRLIYVTAVPLPPIVIDYYLQLLPGIPFSHARDRLLLFSTYDASLKPLSQKILERPRLMKRIRQALRPGKSYMSCYNSTNLEREISLKLNLPLLAPDPDLLYWGTKSGSRQIFAESGVPHPDGSQLVWTVDDLVEATAELWHRQPQLNKIVIKLNEGFSGEGNAILDLKPLSEVGPGNVSHTQTVAALKEKIVHLRFQASGETWESYSSRIPQLGAIAEAFIDGEKKRSPSVQAYITPHGEVKILSTHDQILGGPDGQIYLGCRFPADPGYRLQLQDLGLRVGQTLAEKGAIERYGVDFVAVHQPDRDTWDLQAIEINLRKGGTTHPFMTLKYMTNGRYDLSTGLFCSQEGQPKHYIATDNLQKDSYRGLMPNDLMDIIAYHQLHFDSSTKTGTVFHLMGTLSEFGKLGLTSIGDSPQQAEEIYNQVVRVLDLETKSNKDANVPISHPSLPIAWNM
- the petE gene encoding plastocyanin; translation: MKNIPLKKLLSLLVVTVCILTFTYGCGGPTTATVPPETTPAPAAEVAPEPESPAEPTEVAEEEPAPAEATEVAEEEPTPAEPTEVPVASEPAAAADAGTYTVKMGTDNGQLKFEPSTLTIKAGETVKWVMNNIGPHNVVFDDAESLTHKKMLMAKGSSYTSTFDEVGEYSYYCAPHRGAGMGGTIIVEAGS